The Opitutaceae bacterium genome has a window encoding:
- a CDS encoding DUF167 domain-containing protein: MPASYATLEVKVLPNAPRNELAGRAGNVVKIRIHAPALEGRANEELCGFLADLLQVHRRDITLVRGDKSRLKVLRVSGMTDTDLQGRLGNAGA, encoded by the coding sequence ATGCCAGCGAGTTACGCCACCCTCGAGGTCAAGGTGCTGCCCAACGCACCGCGCAACGAACTCGCCGGAAGGGCGGGCAATGTAGTTAAGATTCGAATACACGCACCCGCCCTTGAAGGGCGTGCAAACGAGGAACTGTGCGGCTTTCTGGCCGACCTGCTCCAGGTGCACCGGCGGGACATCACCCTCGTTCGCGGTGACAAGAGTCGCTTGAAGGTCCTGCGGGTTTCCGGGATGACCGACACGGACCTCCAAGGAAGGCTTGGGAACGCGGGGGCATAG
- a CDS encoding PLP-dependent transferase, which yields MSVLRHRPLGERIPDLPHAVSCSLPTLDDVIGYEERRPAVIDRMSSGYPRFVKHPFLRQVAVHVRRQLGVEDHFWPCASPAAAEALLAWMPPYPARIATHGGVTGVFVPNEDTAFRHAKTFLQHAGLFLSSREAEDYLVREGVLPRTDRETLVASAAGESVRNVVARLSGAASPDEVLLANCGMNAVYSAFKAVDALQRSQGRTVWIQLGWLYLDTIAILQKFCGTPSRDYVMHGNVFDLDGLRALFSAHAGRIAGVITEIPTNPLIQTCNLPAVAELCRREGAALIADPTINCVANLQVLPHCDVLVTSLTKYFAAEGDVIAGALVVNPDSPFAPRLRDELKRRVEPLYPRDLARLAAQAPQVEEVVRTINASTPAIVETLSTHPAVDEVFWAHHPSSRSNYVALSRSEQAVGSMVTFTLRTDLARVYDRLKIAKGPSFGMHTSLACPFMYLAHYDLVTTNDGRSQLESFGLNPELIRLSVGTEPTSELCEALREALG from the coding sequence ATGTCAGTCCTCCGTCACCGCCCGCTCGGGGAACGAATTCCCGACCTCCCACACGCAGTCTCCTGCAGCCTGCCGACCCTCGATGATGTGATCGGTTACGAAGAGAGACGGCCGGCAGTGATTGACCGGATGAGTTCCGGCTATCCGCGCTTCGTGAAGCACCCTTTTCTGCGGCAGGTGGCCGTGCACGTGCGGAGGCAACTGGGAGTGGAGGACCATTTCTGGCCCTGCGCTTCACCTGCCGCAGCCGAGGCACTGCTTGCCTGGATGCCCCCCTATCCGGCACGCATCGCCACACACGGCGGCGTAACGGGGGTGTTCGTGCCCAACGAGGACACTGCATTCCGCCATGCAAAGACGTTTCTCCAGCATGCCGGTCTGTTTCTCTCGTCGCGTGAGGCGGAGGACTACCTGGTGCGGGAAGGAGTGCTGCCTAGGACCGACCGGGAAACCCTCGTCGCGAGCGCTGCCGGCGAGTCCGTCCGCAACGTGGTCGCCCGGCTCAGCGGGGCTGCTTCTCCGGATGAAGTCCTCCTGGCGAACTGCGGCATGAACGCGGTCTATTCGGCCTTCAAAGCCGTGGACGCGCTGCAACGATCGCAGGGACGCACGGTGTGGATCCAGCTCGGGTGGCTATACCTCGACACCATCGCCATTCTGCAGAAATTCTGCGGCACGCCCTCCAGGGATTATGTCATGCACGGGAATGTGTTCGACCTGGACGGGCTCAGGGCTCTGTTTTCCGCCCACGCAGGTCGGATCGCAGGAGTGATCACCGAAATCCCCACCAATCCCCTCATTCAGACCTGCAACCTGCCGGCAGTCGCGGAGCTCTGTCGGCGTGAGGGTGCCGCCCTGATCGCAGACCCCACGATCAACTGCGTGGCCAATCTCCAGGTCCTTCCCCACTGCGATGTGCTGGTGACGAGCCTCACAAAGTACTTCGCCGCAGAGGGCGATGTGATCGCGGGTGCACTCGTGGTCAATCCGGACAGCCCCTTCGCGCCACGCCTTCGCGATGAACTCAAGCGTCGCGTGGAACCGCTTTACCCACGGGACCTGGCACGACTCGCAGCCCAGGCACCGCAAGTTGAGGAGGTGGTGCGGACAATCAACGCGAGCACCCCCGCCATAGTGGAAACGCTGAGCACCCACCCTGCTGTCGACGAAGTCTTCTGGGCCCACCACCCCAGTTCGCGGAGCAACTACGTTGCGCTCTCCCGATCGGAGCAGGCCGTGGGAAGCATGGTCACTTTCACGCTCCGGACGGATCTTGCACGTGTTTACGACCGGCTGAAGATCGCCAAGGGCCCCAGTTTCGGCATGCACACCTCGCTCGCATGCCCCTTCATGTACCTCGCCCACTATGACCTGGTCACAACCAACGACGGTCGCAGCCAACTGGAGAGCTTTGGGCTCAATCCCGAATTGATTCGACTCTCCGTTGGCACGGAGCCGACATCCGAGCTCTGCGAAGCGTTGCGCGAAGCCCTGGGGTGA
- a CDS encoding exodeoxyribonuclease III, producing MKLVSWNVNGLRAVLGKGFLEFASASKADVIGLQEIKCSPGDVQHVAWPTGYQVIYNPAQKKGYSGTAVLTRVNPLSVTYGLGRAGMNEEGRAITLEFESYFVVNVYVPNAQPELVRLPYRTLWDTQLLGYLKELETKKPVLLCGDLNVAHEEIDLARPKENVGNPGFSDPERDGFRAYLKAGFVDTFRQFEPGPNHYSWWTFRAGARERNVGWRIDYFLSSQSVRSRLRRAWIDCKVFGSDHCPVGLEIT from the coding sequence ATGAAATTGGTTTCGTGGAACGTCAACGGCCTTCGTGCCGTGCTTGGCAAGGGTTTCCTGGAGTTCGCTTCGGCCTCGAAAGCCGACGTCATCGGCTTGCAAGAGATCAAGTGCAGCCCCGGCGACGTCCAGCATGTCGCCTGGCCGACCGGTTACCAAGTCATCTACAACCCGGCACAGAAGAAGGGATATAGCGGCACGGCCGTGCTCACGCGGGTGAATCCCCTTTCGGTGACCTATGGTCTTGGTCGGGCCGGGATGAATGAGGAAGGCCGCGCGATCACGCTCGAGTTCGAATCGTATTTTGTGGTCAACGTCTATGTGCCCAATGCCCAGCCCGAGCTTGTGAGGTTGCCGTACCGCACCCTTTGGGACACCCAACTGCTTGGCTACCTAAAGGAGTTGGAGACCAAAAAGCCCGTCTTGCTGTGCGGCGACTTGAATGTGGCGCACGAGGAGATTGATCTCGCCCGCCCCAAGGAAAACGTGGGTAACCCGGGCTTCAGCGATCCCGAGCGCGATGGTTTCCGCGCCTACCTCAAGGCTGGCTTCGTCGACACCTTTCGGCAGTTTGAGCCCGGTCCCAACCATTACTCATGGTGGACTTTCCGCGCCGGTGCGCGCGAACGGAACGTGGGCTGGCGGATCGATTATTTTCTTTCGAGCCAGTCCGTTCGAAGTCGACTCCGGCGGGCGTGGATCGACTGCAAGGTTTTTGGGAGCGATCACTGCCCTGTCGGTCTGGAAATCACCTGA
- a CDS encoding MBOAT family O-acyltransferase, with the protein MIFTTPWFVVFATISVALFWLVPKGQIRLLYLATMCAVFHTHFAGPAGVAPIVVMILATYGAAMTRKEGLIVGAMIFNVLALVFYKYVNFVLGAGVAPWFPELAKLLDGKVEAVMPGAPPLAISFFTFEFVHYLFEVKRGGEPVRNPIKFLLFAIFFPSLVAGPIKRYTQFIPEVEEAARRMPKWEDFSEGFRRIGLGVAKKVLVADQLTYWIDQVHPALEQEGLMTRWAFLVAVGIRILFDFSGYTDIAIGCSRLIGVRLPENFNWPYLATNIQEFWQRWHISLSSWIRDYIYIPLGGNRVSWMRRVMNGVVAFALCGLWHGPAWNFVAWGLYHGLGLAVCLVYPRIPGLAKGAEWLFTKEPLVKLFLTQLFVFLGWLLFFYPIPEALRLAKLLFGLS; encoded by the coding sequence ATGATTTTTACCACACCTTGGTTCGTGGTCTTCGCCACGATTTCAGTCGCGCTTTTTTGGCTGGTGCCAAAAGGGCAAATCCGACTGCTGTACCTCGCAACCATGTGCGCCGTGTTTCACACGCACTTCGCCGGCCCGGCGGGTGTCGCGCCGATTGTGGTGATGATATTGGCGACCTATGGCGCGGCGATGACCCGAAAGGAAGGGCTCATCGTCGGGGCGATGATCTTCAATGTACTGGCGCTTGTTTTCTACAAGTATGTGAACTTCGTCCTTGGGGCGGGAGTGGCCCCCTGGTTTCCCGAGCTGGCCAAGCTCCTTGATGGCAAAGTTGAGGCTGTGATGCCTGGGGCTCCCCCGCTTGCGATCAGCTTTTTCACGTTCGAGTTTGTTCATTACCTGTTTGAGGTGAAGCGAGGGGGAGAGCCGGTACGTAACCCGATAAAATTCCTTCTGTTCGCCATATTCTTCCCTTCGCTGGTCGCGGGTCCGATCAAACGCTATACCCAGTTCATTCCTGAAGTGGAGGAGGCGGCTCGGCGGATGCCCAAGTGGGAGGATTTTTCGGAAGGGTTTCGGCGCATCGGCCTGGGCGTGGCCAAGAAAGTGCTGGTCGCGGATCAGCTGACCTACTGGATTGATCAGGTGCACCCGGCGCTCGAGCAGGAGGGCCTGATGACTCGTTGGGCCTTTCTCGTCGCGGTTGGGATTCGCATCCTGTTCGATTTTTCCGGGTACACGGACATTGCGATTGGGTGTTCGCGTCTTATTGGCGTTCGTTTGCCGGAGAATTTCAACTGGCCTTATCTTGCGACGAATATCCAGGAGTTTTGGCAGCGGTGGCATATCTCGCTCAGTTCCTGGATACGGGATTATATTTACATCCCGCTCGGTGGGAATCGCGTGAGTTGGATGCGCCGGGTGATGAATGGTGTCGTTGCCTTTGCTCTGTGCGGACTTTGGCACGGGCCTGCGTGGAATTTCGTGGCATGGGGACTCTATCACGGCCTGGGCCTCGCTGTCTGTCTCGTTTATCCGCGGATACCAGGGTTGGCCAAGGGAGCCGAGTGGCTCTTCACCAAGGAACCATTGGTAAAGCTTTTTCTCACGCAGCTCTTTGTCTTCCTAGGCTGGCTTCTCTTTTTCTATCCGATTCCGGAGGCGTTGCGCCTCGCAAAGCTTCTTTTCGGCCTTTCATGA
- a CDS encoding inositol monophosphatase: MNLEHARRLLCELQVHIQQRLRDARRSHAKQFSRIAGITAADTIYQIDRLSESAIAEWFDRNWPASWPVRLVMEGIEDDEPLTFPRGTSPAHTDWVCILDPIDGTRGLMYDKRPAWILSALAPDKRVATHLGHIVVAAMTELPTSKQGSADQYSAVRGRGLRASRINLASGQKRALVSRLSTASHFDHGFASFARFFPAGLTWLADLEERFWAELHGKRGKVGAPIVFNDQYISTGGQLHEILAGHDRMVADVRPFAFKALRLDNALVCHPYDICTALLIEEAGGVIDDGLGRPLRCPLDTTAPVSWVAYANPILARKARPVLKKLLQDRPRTRHR, from the coding sequence ATGAATCTCGAACACGCGCGCCGACTTCTTTGCGAACTCCAGGTCCATATTCAGCAGAGGCTCCGAGACGCCCGCCGGTCGCACGCAAAGCAGTTCTCCCGGATCGCCGGTATCACGGCGGCGGACACGATCTACCAGATAGATCGGCTCAGTGAGTCGGCAATCGCGGAATGGTTCGACCGCAATTGGCCGGCGTCCTGGCCAGTTCGGCTTGTCATGGAAGGCATAGAAGACGATGAGCCGTTGACGTTCCCGCGAGGCACCTCGCCCGCCCATACCGACTGGGTTTGCATCCTCGATCCCATCGATGGCACCCGCGGCTTGATGTACGACAAGCGGCCTGCCTGGATCCTTTCCGCACTGGCGCCCGACAAACGAGTCGCAACGCACCTCGGTCACATTGTGGTGGCGGCGATGACGGAACTTCCGACCAGCAAACAGGGATCCGCCGACCAGTACAGCGCGGTTCGCGGTCGGGGACTTCGTGCTTCACGGATCAACCTGGCCAGCGGCCAAAAGCGAGCTCTCGTTTCCAGGCTCTCCACCGCCAGTCATTTTGATCACGGCTTCGCGTCATTCGCACGCTTCTTCCCGGCAGGACTAACCTGGCTTGCCGATCTGGAGGAGCGTTTCTGGGCCGAACTCCATGGCAAGCGCGGTAAAGTCGGCGCGCCGATAGTCTTCAACGACCAATACATCTCCACGGGGGGCCAGCTTCACGAGATTCTCGCCGGACACGACCGAATGGTAGCCGATGTCCGCCCCTTCGCCTTTAAGGCCCTCAGACTCGATAACGCGCTGGTCTGCCATCCCTATGATATCTGCACCGCCCTTTTAATCGAAGAAGCAGGCGGCGTGATTGATGACGGACTCGGTCGGCCGTTGCGCTGCCCCCTCGACACGACAGCGCCCGTCAGCTGGGTCGCCTACGCGAACCCAATCCTTGCGCGAAAGGCGCGGCCCGTATTGAAAAAACTGTTACAGGATCGCCCTAGAACGCGACATAGATGA
- a CDS encoding DUF485 domain-containing protein yields the protein MTTPPPVPDDVVHSESFLRTLMRRQLKLSIACAASFLVVLFGLPLANYCLPELMATRVAGFTLTWLLLGVLFFPAVWVISWTFIRRSIRLEEDEVRSAQPTGKGGTP from the coding sequence ATGACCACCCCACCGCCCGTCCCTGACGACGTGGTGCACAGCGAAAGCTTTCTGCGCACCCTCATGCGCCGGCAATTGAAGCTTTCGATCGCGTGCGCCGCATCTTTCCTTGTTGTTCTGTTTGGCCTGCCTCTCGCGAATTATTGCCTTCCCGAGTTGATGGCGACCCGAGTTGCCGGCTTCACCCTGACCTGGCTCCTGCTTGGCGTTCTTTTCTTTCCCGCAGTTTGGGTGATCTCATGGACGTTTATCCGGCGGTCAATTCGGCTGGAGGAAGATGAGGTGCGCAGTGCGCAGCCGACCGGCAAAGGAGGCACGCCATGA
- a CDS encoding cation acetate symporter — protein MNTFLATVFAALTVDPWIFGFSAVTVAVTVWMGFRSAKASKTASDYFVAGRAVSVGWNASAISGEYLSAASFMGIAGMVMAAGYDALWYPVCYACGYLFLLLFIAGPLRRFGAYTIPDFAEGRFDSPLFRKIAVCFVLFIGFFYTMPQMKGAGVTLAYIFPGLPYWAGVVLVGAVITLNVALGGMKGITLVQAFQYWAKMFAISVPIFVLMLVFGPYWKHLEANQAPGEVPAVERQVEVERRPLVEKAPKDEVWIAPFGPLTTKAAKAAGMTAEESRPYSLLYTYSLIIALVCGTAGLPHILVRFYTNPDGIAAKKTTMWVMILIGIFYVFPPVFGVLGRNLMPELYTGLSGIKGTDQVVLKLPTLLSEKYGILGSILSGITCAGAFAAFMSTFSGLLVSMTGALAHDVYGRMLKPTATPEERMRMFKFAAVLIGAIAIGLGTLVEPLEINFMVGQAFAIAAASYFPLLFMSVWWRGMTMKGAATGMLSGGLLALTAATLTNASTLALDKGPMGKLFAPFAPLNDFWKAHPLLRILCEQPAIWTVPLAITLMVVVSKLTSSQVPGDIRMKMLVLHAPEKLGLKNEYIQEHHH, from the coding sequence ATGAACACCTTCTTAGCGACAGTCTTTGCGGCTCTTACCGTGGATCCCTGGATCTTTGGTTTCTCGGCGGTGACGGTGGCGGTGACCGTTTGGATGGGTTTTCGGTCGGCCAAAGCGTCCAAGACGGCCAGTGATTATTTTGTGGCGGGCCGCGCAGTATCCGTGGGTTGGAACGCGTCTGCCATCTCGGGTGAGTACCTGTCTGCGGCCTCGTTCATGGGTATTGCGGGCATGGTGATGGCGGCGGGTTATGACGCTTTGTGGTATCCGGTCTGTTATGCCTGCGGTTATCTGTTCCTCCTGCTGTTCATTGCCGGGCCGCTTCGCCGCTTTGGAGCCTACACCATTCCTGATTTCGCAGAAGGCCGCTTTGATTCGCCTCTTTTCCGCAAGATCGCGGTGTGTTTCGTCCTCTTCATCGGCTTCTTCTATACCATGCCACAGATGAAGGGTGCGGGTGTGACATTGGCCTACATCTTCCCCGGTCTTCCGTATTGGGCAGGCGTGGTCCTGGTGGGGGCCGTGATCACGCTGAATGTCGCCCTTGGCGGAATGAAGGGCATCACGCTCGTGCAGGCGTTTCAGTACTGGGCGAAGATGTTTGCGATCAGCGTGCCGATTTTCGTGCTGATGCTGGTTTTCGGGCCCTACTGGAAACACCTGGAAGCGAACCAGGCTCCTGGCGAGGTGCCCGCCGTGGAACGGCAAGTGGAGGTGGAGCGGAGACCCCTGGTGGAGAAAGCGCCCAAGGACGAGGTATGGATCGCGCCCTTCGGTCCACTCACAACGAAGGCGGCAAAGGCTGCAGGCATGACCGCCGAGGAATCGCGCCCCTATTCCCTTCTCTACACGTATTCACTGATCATCGCCCTCGTCTGTGGCACCGCGGGGCTGCCGCACATCCTCGTGCGTTTCTACACGAACCCGGATGGCATAGCCGCCAAGAAGACCACGATGTGGGTGATGATTCTCATAGGCATTTTTTATGTATTCCCGCCGGTTTTCGGCGTCCTGGGGCGTAACCTGATGCCGGAGCTCTACACCGGGCTGAGCGGCATCAAGGGGACCGACCAGGTGGTGCTGAAACTGCCCACCTTGCTCTCGGAGAAGTACGGCATCCTTGGTTCAATTCTTAGCGGCATCACTTGCGCGGGAGCTTTCGCGGCGTTTATGAGCACCTTCAGCGGACTCCTCGTATCGATGACCGGGGCATTGGCGCATGATGTCTATGGTCGGATGCTCAAGCCGACCGCCACACCCGAGGAACGCATGCGCATGTTCAAGTTCGCGGCCGTGTTGATTGGAGCGATCGCGATCGGACTTGGCACGCTGGTCGAACCGCTCGAGATCAACTTCATGGTTGGCCAGGCATTTGCCATCGCTGCCGCGAGCTACTTTCCACTCCTGTTCATGAGCGTCTGGTGGCGTGGCATGACCATGAAGGGCGCAGCGACGGGCATGCTTTCCGGCGGCCTGCTGGCTCTCACGGCAGCCACGTTGACTAATGCCAGCACGCTTGCGCTCGACAAGGGCCCCATGGGAAAGCTGTTTGCCCCCTTCGCGCCTCTAAACGATTTCTGGAAGGCGCATCCCCTCCTGCGAATTCTTTGTGAGCAGCCGGCAATCTGGACCGTGCCCCTTGCCATCACGTTGATGGTGGTGGTGTCCAAACTCACCTCATCCCAGGTGCCGGGAGACATCCGCATGAAGATGCTCGTTCTGCATGCGCCTGAAAAGCTCGGGTTGAAAAACGAGTACATCCAGGAGCATCACCATTAG